A region of Sulfurovum sp. DNA encodes the following proteins:
- the def gene encoding peptide deformylase, with protein sequence MVREIVVYPDKRLKLISKEVTKFDGTLHTLLDDMYDTMCAKNGIGLAAIQVGEDKRVLIINIPLENIPEGEDEQPKENSLEMINPIIIKKEGLTKFQEGCLSVPGIYEEIERAKYVKVEYFDRFGKKHTIEDDDFLAIAMQHEMDHLDGKIFVEKLSFIKRKKFEKEWKKRKKVL encoded by the coding sequence ATGGTAAGAGAGATCGTTGTTTATCCCGATAAACGCCTTAAGCTTATCTCTAAAGAAGTAACCAAGTTTGATGGAACGTTACATACATTATTGGATGACATGTATGATACCATGTGTGCTAAGAATGGCATAGGTCTTGCTGCTATTCAGGTAGGAGAAGATAAGCGTGTGCTTATTATTAATATTCCTTTAGAAAATATTCCTGAAGGAGAGGATGAGCAGCCTAAAGAGAATTCACTAGAGATGATCAACCCCATCATTATTAAAAAAGAGGGTTTAACCAAGTTTCAAGAGGGATGTCTATCTGTTCCAGGTATTTATGAAGAGATTGAGCGTGCCAAGTATGTAAAAGTGGAGTATTTTGATCGTTTTGGTAAAAAGCATACTATTGAAGATGATGACTTTCTTGCTATTGCCATGCAACATGAGATGGATCATTTGGATGGAAAAATATTTGTTGAGAAACTCTCATTCATTAAGCGTAAAAAATTTGAAAAAGAGTGGAAAAAAAGAAAAAAAGTATTATAG
- a CDS encoding 3-isopropylmalate dehydratase large subunit, translating into MGQTITEKIFSEHAKYDVYAGEIVRVPIDMTIGNDITTPISIKAFEESGSKELANPDGFAIVMDHYIPAKDIASANQAKISREFAYKHNLKYFFDEKDMGIEHALLPEKGLVIPGDIIIGADSHTCTHGALGAFSTGMGSTDISFSIITGGNWFKVPESIRINLVGKPGKHIYGKDIILELIRILGVDGALYKAIEFTGDGVQYLGMADRFSMCNMAIEAGAKSGIFAIDKISQKYLDERTQINGKLRAKPKIYYSDKDAIYSQEITINMENLSPVIAYPFLPSNGKPIEQAAKDNLKIDQVMIGSCTNGRIEDLRIAAEIIKGKRVAKHTRMIITPATQKILLQAQHEGLLDILIEAGAVVSNPTCGACLGGYMGILGDNERCVATTNRNFVGRMGARTSEIYLANSAVAAASAIAGKIVDPRNLS; encoded by the coding sequence ATGGGACAGACCATTACTGAAAAGATTTTTTCTGAGCATGCAAAATATGATGTTTATGCAGGGGAAATTGTTAGAGTACCAATCGATATGACCATTGGAAACGATATTACTACACCAATCTCCATCAAGGCATTTGAAGAGAGTGGATCAAAAGAACTTGCTAACCCAGATGGTTTCGCTATCGTAATGGATCACTATATTCCAGCAAAAGATATTGCTTCTGCCAACCAAGCAAAAATTAGCCGTGAGTTTGCCTACAAACACAATCTCAAGTATTTCTTTGATGAAAAAGATATGGGAATAGAGCATGCATTGTTGCCCGAAAAAGGGTTGGTTATCCCAGGCGATATAATCATTGGTGCAGACTCGCATACCTGTACACATGGGGCACTTGGTGCCTTTTCAACAGGAATGGGGAGTACTGATATCTCCTTCTCAATTATTACTGGGGGTAATTGGTTTAAAGTACCAGAGTCAATCAGGATTAACCTAGTTGGTAAGCCTGGAAAGCACATTTATGGAAAAGATATTATTCTTGAATTGATTCGTATTCTTGGTGTAGATGGAGCACTCTACAAAGCAATTGAATTTACTGGGGATGGTGTGCAGTATCTTGGTATGGCAGATCGCTTCTCTATGTGTAACATGGCAATTGAGGCAGGAGCCAAAAGTGGTATTTTTGCCATTGATAAGATCTCTCAAAAATACCTTGATGAGCGTACTCAAATCAATGGAAAACTACGTGCCAAACCAAAGATTTATTATTCTGATAAAGATGCAATCTATTCTCAAGAAATTACCATCAATATGGAAAATCTCTCTCCTGTTATTGCCTATCCATTTTTACCAAGTAATGGAAAGCCTATTGAACAGGCAGCTAAAGATAATCTCAAGATTGATCAGGTAATGATTGGAAGTTGTACCAATGGGCGTATTGAAGACCTGCGTATTGCTGCAGAAATTATAAAGGGCAAACGTGTTGCAAAACATACCCGTATGATTATTACCCCTGCTACACAAAAAATCTTACTCCAAGCACAGCATGAGGGACTACTAGATATCCTCATCGAGGCAGGTGCAGTTGTATCTAATCCAACCTGCGGTGCCTGTCTTGGTGGGTATATGGGAATTCTTGGTGACAATGAACGTTGTGTAGCAACAACCAACCGTAATTTTGTTGGTCGTATGGGAGCGAGAACCTCAGAAATATACCTTGCCAACTCTGCTGTGGCCGCAGCATCAGCAATTGCTGGCAAAATTGTTGATCCAAGAAATCTTTCTTAA
- the nosZ gene encoding Sec-dependent nitrous-oxide reductase: MSYKATKTILLFLGSILSISILFGSGTLDDVMKKRGLTQVDMLAAAKTYTPSGGRDKYIVFSSGGQSGQIMVYGVPSMRILKYIGVFTPEPWQGWGFDDDTKKVLAQGNIRGKKITWGDTHHPAISETNGKYDGKWLVINDKANPRIAVIDLSDFVTKQIVVNPVFKSEHGGSFFTPNSEYILEACQYGAPLDNNYHPIEEYKETYRGGVTVWKFDHKKGKIIPEKSFTIEMPPYMQDLSDAGKAMSNGWGFTNSFNSEMYTGGIEKGLPPFEAGTSRNDTDFLHMYNWKKLAKLAKDDKNVKIINGHRVIPMDVAIKNNALFLVPEPKSPHGVDVSPDGRYIVVCGKLDTHATVYDFKKLMNAIKNKKYAGKDPYGIPILDLKKTTHCQAELGLGPLHNQYGKNWKNGEIYTSLYVDSQVVKWNYKTCKVEDRQNVNYNIGHLCGMEGKSADPQGDYIIALNKLAIDRFNEIGPLHPQNHQLIDIRGKKMQLLYDMPIPLGEPHQAVAIRADKLHTHVRYKMGTNAFTGKPHKGKTLAGQEKIVRKGNHVYIYGTVVRSHINPEHVTVNKGDIVTFYLTNLERAEDETHGFTVDQYNVHTSLEPGKTVAVSFKADQEGVFPYYCTEFCSALHLEMMGYLLVKDPNKKYTAAKKLKMAKMSPKQLKKEYEQTVAVNNATDKVIQSVVKFLKENHYEKYPTVKALVEDALDQYGKIKGQKQKADKALKSGNINKAILFENMIWQYMVKTADVGIRAKDLLVKKVAKPMSEAAKRGEEAYLEGGCNGCHVIGKVSSGPDLTGVLQRHENGEKWVKEWIMHPENMYDNDYIKSMVNYFNLRMPNQGMTEKQTDDIIEYLKWIDENANLF, translated from the coding sequence ATGAGTTATAAAGCTACTAAGACTATATTGCTATTTCTTGGTTCCATATTGAGTATTTCTATACTTTTTGGCTCTGGTACCTTGGATGACGTAATGAAAAAGAGAGGATTGACACAGGTAGATATGCTTGCAGCCGCAAAGACATATACTCCTAGTGGAGGAAGAGACAAGTATATCGTCTTTAGTTCAGGGGGACAGTCTGGTCAGATTATGGTCTATGGTGTGCCTTCAATGAGGATTTTAAAGTATATTGGTGTCTTTACACCAGAACCTTGGCAGGGATGGGGGTTTGATGATGATACTAAGAAGGTACTTGCTCAAGGAAATATTAGAGGTAAGAAAATTACATGGGGAGATACGCACCACCCAGCTATTTCAGAAACCAATGGAAAATATGATGGAAAATGGTTAGTAATTAATGATAAAGCTAACCCCAGAATTGCAGTAATTGACCTGAGTGACTTTGTTACTAAGCAAATTGTGGTTAACCCAGTCTTCAAGTCTGAGCATGGGGGATCATTTTTTACACCCAATTCAGAGTATATTCTTGAAGCATGCCAATATGGTGCACCACTTGATAATAATTATCATCCAATTGAAGAGTATAAGGAGACATACAGGGGTGGTGTAACTGTATGGAAGTTTGATCATAAAAAAGGGAAAATTATCCCAGAAAAGTCTTTTACAATAGAAATGCCTCCTTATATGCAGGATCTTTCAGATGCAGGTAAAGCAATGAGTAATGGTTGGGGATTTACCAACTCTTTCAACTCTGAGATGTACACAGGAGGTATTGAGAAGGGGCTTCCTCCGTTTGAGGCAGGAACAAGTCGTAATGATACAGATTTTTTACATATGTATAATTGGAAAAAATTAGCTAAGCTTGCAAAGGATGATAAAAATGTTAAGATTATCAATGGTCATCGTGTAATTCCTATGGATGTGGCGATTAAAAATAATGCGCTTTTCCTTGTGCCTGAACCCAAATCACCTCATGGTGTAGACGTATCTCCTGATGGAAGATATATTGTAGTATGTGGTAAACTTGATACACATGCAACGGTTTATGACTTTAAAAAGCTGATGAATGCAATCAAAAATAAAAAGTATGCGGGGAAAGATCCTTATGGCATACCAATTCTTGATTTAAAGAAAACAACACATTGTCAGGCAGAACTTGGTCTTGGACCACTACATAACCAGTATGGAAAGAACTGGAAAAATGGTGAAATATATACCTCTTTGTATGTGGACTCACAAGTTGTCAAATGGAATTATAAAACATGTAAAGTAGAAGATAGACAGAATGTAAACTATAACATTGGTCACCTCTGTGGTATGGAGGGGAAATCAGCAGATCCCCAAGGGGACTATATTATTGCATTGAATAAATTGGCAATTGATAGATTTAACGAGATTGGTCCTCTACATCCTCAGAATCATCAACTTATCGATATTAGAGGCAAGAAAATGCAACTGCTTTATGATATGCCAATACCTTTAGGTGAACCACATCAGGCTGTAGCAATTCGAGCAGATAAGTTGCATACACATGTACGGTATAAGATGGGTACCAATGCCTTTACTGGAAAGCCCCATAAAGGTAAAACACTTGCAGGTCAAGAGAAGATTGTTAGAAAAGGAAACCATGTCTATATCTATGGTACAGTTGTACGCTCACATATTAACCCTGAACATGTAACGGTCAATAAGGGTGATATCGTTACATTCTATTTGACAAATCTAGAGCGTGCAGAAGATGAAACGCATGGGTTTACAGTAGACCAATATAATGTTCATACATCACTTGAGCCAGGTAAAACGGTTGCTGTATCATTTAAAGCAGACCAAGAAGGTGTTTTCCCATATTATTGTACAGAGTTCTGTTCTGCATTACACCTAGAGATGATGGGATATCTTTTGGTTAAAGACCCGAATAAGAAATATACTGCAGCAAAAAAGCTAAAAATGGCAAAAATGAGTCCCAAGCAACTTAAAAAAGAGTATGAGCAGACTGTAGCAGTGAATAATGCTACAGATAAAGTGATTCAAAGTGTAGTAAAGTTTCTTAAAGAGAATCATTATGAAAAATATCCAACAGTTAAAGCATTAGTGGAAGATGCACTTGATCAGTATGGTAAGATTAAAGGACAAAAACAAAAAGCAGATAAAGCACTTAAGTCTGGCAATATCAATAAAGCAATCCTTTTTGAAAATATGATTTGGCAATATATGGTAAAAACTGCTGATGTTGGAATTAGGGCAAAAGATCTATTGGTTAAGAAAGTTGCTAAACCAATGAGCGAAGCAGCAAAAAGAGGTGAAGAAGCTTATCTTGAAGGTGGCTGTAACGGATGTCATGTTATTGGAAAAGTCTCTTCAGGTCCTGATTTAACAGGAGTGTTGCAAAGACATGAAAATGGTGAAAAGTGGGTCAAAGAGTGGATTATGCATCCTGAGAATATGTATGATAATGACTATATTAAATCGATGGTCAACTACTTTAATCTTCGTATGCCCAATCAGGGTATGACAGAGAAACAGACCGATGATATCATTGAATATCTTAAATGGATTGACGAGAATGCCAATCTTTTCTAA
- the tig gene encoding trigger factor produces MKVTVNKIDDANVAVSGEIEKSVIETNIDRLAREAGKQINVAGFRKGKVPPHIVKKMHGDKLQQDAESDALKALVDMGISQAGINTNDIIGEPIFKKYDKKDGGIDVELEISLRPQVDVSGHEKAIPSFKKPEATEKEIEAKLEDIKSQQSTYTKIKRKRMVRDGDMVVIDFEGFVDGNAFEGGKAEKFNLKIGSGQFIPGFEEQVIGMKYEEEKDIVVTFPEEYQSKELAGKEAIFKVKLHEIQEQVSTELNNELAQKVLNDEKATVETLKERVKGQVINEKISKLYNEELKPNLIEALVKQFDFTLPNNIIEQEIDAKINEKVKEMKEEEIKTYQENPDKVEKLREEVREDAKNSVKATFIVDTLAKEQGITVDDQEVSQAIYYEAMMSGQDPQVVIKYYQENNLLPAIKMGMIEDKLFGKLLGLDK; encoded by the coding sequence GTGAAAGTTACAGTAAATAAAATTGATGATGCAAATGTAGCCGTCAGTGGTGAGATTGAGAAGAGTGTGATTGAAACAAATATAGATAGACTTGCCAGAGAAGCTGGAAAACAGATAAATGTAGCTGGGTTTCGCAAAGGAAAAGTACCACCACATATTGTAAAAAAAATGCATGGTGATAAGCTTCAGCAAGATGCAGAATCTGATGCACTCAAAGCACTAGTTGATATGGGTATTTCACAGGCAGGAATTAATACAAATGATATTATTGGTGAGCCTATATTTAAAAAATATGATAAAAAAGATGGTGGAATTGATGTAGAGCTTGAGATTTCCTTAAGGCCGCAGGTTGATGTTAGTGGTCACGAGAAAGCAATTCCATCATTTAAAAAACCAGAAGCAACAGAAAAGGAGATTGAAGCAAAACTTGAAGACATTAAGAGCCAGCAGTCAACTTATACAAAGATTAAGCGAAAAAGAATGGTTAGGGATGGCGACATGGTTGTTATAGATTTTGAAGGTTTTGTGGACGGCAATGCTTTTGAAGGCGGTAAGGCAGAGAAGTTTAATCTTAAGATTGGTTCAGGACAGTTCATTCCAGGGTTTGAAGAACAGGTTATTGGCATGAAATATGAGGAAGAAAAAGATATTGTTGTGACCTTTCCAGAAGAGTATCAGTCTAAAGAGCTTGCTGGAAAAGAGGCAATCTTTAAAGTAAAACTTCATGAGATTCAAGAGCAAGTTTCTACAGAACTCAATAATGAGCTGGCACAAAAAGTACTTAATGACGAAAAAGCAACCGTAGAGACACTTAAAGAGAGAGTAAAGGGGCAGGTAATTAATGAAAAAATCTCTAAGCTCTACAACGAAGAGCTTAAGCCAAACCTAATTGAAGCATTAGTGAAACAGTTTGACTTCACACTACCTAATAATATTATAGAGCAAGAGATTGATGCAAAAATCAATGAAAAAGTAAAAGAGATGAAAGAGGAAGAAATCAAGACATATCAGGAAAATCCTGATAAGGTAGAAAAGCTTCGTGAAGAAGTAAGAGAAGATGCAAAAAACTCAGTTAAAGCAACATTTATTGTAGATACACTTGCAAAAGAACAAGGAATTACAGTGGATGATCAAGAAGTATCGCAGGCAATCTACTATGAAGCAATGATGAGTGGACAGGATCCTCAAGTAGTCATTAAGTATTATCAAGAGAACAATCTTCTTCCAGCAATAAAAATGGGTATGATTGAAGATAAGCTCTTTGGCAAACTTCTTGGATTGGATAAGTAA
- a CDS encoding FAD-binding protein, giving the protein MLDVLVIGSGGAGLSAALAAKEAGAEHIAIASKFPPMQTQTTMAQGGMNAALGNLEKDHIALHIDDTLKAGRGLCDEEMVRLMCSEAPQSVAWLEKLGVPFSRIKTTENEALSTIAQRYLGGASVKRACYAQDYTGLKILHTLYDQTRKYNIIYLYEYFLLDLIVEDGYVRGVLFWDIAHGEVRTVIAKSVILATGGFGAMYHNHTTNMYGTSGDGIAAAFRAGAMISDMEFVQFHPTGLYGSNILISESARGEGGYLVDQKGERFVDELAPRDVVVHAIYEQMNKGNRIYLDLRHLGKEKLESLLPQELALIRLHENIDPVFEPIPIKPVVHYTMGGIDIDKTMEIPTIKGCFAVGECANSKVHGANRLGGNSLLEIIAFGRIVGENATNYTHYVREKSIDKDYAQRAKDDIDNIFVDVHKPSFYSLRQKLGECLYQNVGIIRDEFNLQQALQEVTLLQASLSKYGIGDSEFKHNQALTEYLELRNMLMLAPAFISAALVRQESRGAHYRKDYPKMNDKAFLKHIRLHYQGEMYG; this is encoded by the coding sequence ATGTTAGATGTACTAGTCATTGGTTCAGGTGGAGCGGGATTGAGTGCTGCACTTGCGGCAAAAGAGGCAGGAGCTGAGCATATTGCCATAGCAAGCAAGTTTCCTCCCATGCAAACGCAAACAACTATGGCACAAGGTGGTATGAATGCTGCATTGGGTAATTTAGAAAAAGATCATATTGCCCTACATATTGATGATACACTTAAAGCAGGCAGAGGGCTTTGTGATGAAGAGATGGTACGCTTGATGTGTAGCGAAGCGCCTCAAAGTGTCGCATGGCTTGAAAAACTTGGTGTTCCTTTTTCCCGTATTAAAACGACAGAAAATGAAGCTCTTTCTACCATAGCTCAGCGGTACTTGGGTGGTGCATCAGTAAAACGTGCGTGTTATGCACAAGACTATACGGGACTTAAGATTTTACACACACTCTATGATCAAACACGAAAATATAATATTATCTATCTATACGAATATTTTTTACTTGATCTAATTGTCGAGGATGGATATGTGCGTGGTGTACTCTTTTGGGATATCGCACATGGAGAGGTTCGCACGGTAATTGCAAAATCGGTAATCTTGGCTACTGGTGGTTTTGGTGCGATGTATCATAACCATACAACCAATATGTATGGTACAAGTGGTGATGGGATTGCTGCGGCATTTCGTGCTGGTGCGATGATTAGTGATATGGAGTTTGTGCAATTTCATCCTACAGGACTTTATGGTTCCAATATCTTAATAAGTGAAAGTGCACGAGGTGAAGGTGGTTATCTTGTAGATCAAAAAGGAGAGCGTTTTGTTGATGAGCTTGCTCCTAGAGATGTTGTAGTGCATGCAATTTATGAGCAGATGAATAAAGGTAATCGTATCTATTTGGATTTACGGCATTTGGGCAAAGAAAAACTTGAATCACTGCTTCCTCAAGAGTTAGCACTTATTCGATTGCATGAAAATATTGATCCAGTCTTTGAGCCTATACCAATTAAGCCTGTTGTGCACTATACGATGGGAGGTATTGATATTGATAAAACAATGGAAATTCCTACAATAAAAGGTTGCTTTGCTGTGGGAGAATGTGCCAATTCTAAGGTACATGGCGCCAATAGGCTTGGTGGAAATAGCTTACTTGAGATTATCGCATTTGGACGCATTGTGGGAGAAAATGCTACTAATTATACACACTACGTTCGAGAAAAATCTATTGACAAAGACTATGCCCAACGTGCTAAGGACGATATTGATAATATCTTTGTTGATGTACATAAACCAAGCTTCTATTCTCTGCGTCAGAAATTGGGAGAATGTTTGTATCAAAATGTAGGGATTATTAGGGATGAGTTTAATTTGCAACAAGCACTTCAAGAGGTTACATTGTTGCAAGCCTCGCTTTCTAAATATGGTATTGGTGATAGCGAGTTTAAGCATAACCAAGCACTTACAGAGTATTTGGAGCTACGCAATATGCTCATGCTTGCTCCTGCATTTATCTCTGCTGCTTTAGTACGCCAAGAGAGTCGAGGTGCACATTATCGTAAAGATTATCCAAAAATGAATGATAAGGCATTTTTAAAGCATATCAGACTGCATTACCAAGGAGAGATGTATGGATAA
- a CDS encoding 4Fe-4S dicluster domain-containing protein codes for MDKVLIKMMQNDKETIYKVSSKQTLLAALYEIKETQNASLTFNAGCRASVCGTCAMRVNGREVLACAYKPKEGDFIEPLAYHTKVRDLKVDKRTTLDTLVKAKAWLHHYNETTQLTPKDEYLTERQSDCIMCESCYSACPVFAVNSNFIGPFALTRAYRYVEDRREKSTTYIIDAIQNNGVWDCTLCGECTIACPKGIDPKNDIVMLRTKSVQQGYSDPNFSFGFGTPDFGRDFGFDPSTG; via the coding sequence ATGGATAAAGTTTTGATAAAAATGATGCAAAATGATAAAGAGACAATATACAAAGTTTCATCCAAGCAAACTCTTCTTGCCGCACTCTATGAGATTAAAGAGACACAAAATGCATCACTTACCTTTAATGCGGGATGTCGTGCTTCTGTGTGTGGTACATGTGCCATGCGTGTTAATGGACGTGAAGTCTTGGCATGTGCATACAAACCCAAAGAAGGTGACTTTATTGAACCTCTTGCCTATCATACTAAAGTACGTGATTTAAAAGTTGATAAACGCACTACACTTGATACGCTTGTTAAGGCTAAAGCGTGGTTGCATCATTATAATGAAACCACACAGCTTACCCCAAAAGATGAATATCTTACTGAACGTCAAAGTGATTGTATTATGTGTGAAAGTTGTTATAGTGCATGTCCTGTTTTTGCTGTCAATTCTAATTTTATAGGTCCATTTGCACTCACACGTGCCTATCGTTATGTTGAAGACAGACGAGAAAAGTCCACTACATATATTATTGATGCTATTCAAAACAATGGTGTATGGGATTGTACGCTTTGTGGAGAGTGCACAATAGCATGCCCTAAAGGCATTGATCCCAAAAATGATATTGTGATGTTAAGAACAAAAAGTGTGCAACAAGGCTATAGTGATCCAAACTTTTCTTTCGGATTTGGTACACCTGATTTTGGGAGAGACTTTGGATTTGATCCAAGTACCGGATAA
- the rpsU gene encoding 30S ribosomal protein S21: MPGIKLSSRDSFDDAYRKFKRQCDRNLIVPEARIRQYYETKTEKRKKEKIATRKKILKKLFMLRRYESRL; encoded by the coding sequence ATGCCAGGAATTAAACTTTCATCGCGTGATTCTTTTGATGATGCATATAGAAAATTCAAAAGACAATGTGACAGAAACCTTATCGTACCTGAAGCAAGGATAAGACAGTATTACGAAACAAAGACTGAAAAAAGAAAGAAAGAAAAGATTGCTACACGCAAAAAAATTCTCAAAAAACTTTTTATGCTCAGAAGATACGAGTCAAGACTCTAA
- the purT gene encoding formate-dependent phosphoribosylglycinamide formyltransferase codes for MKFAVPLQKNAIKIMLLGSGELGKEIIIEAQRLGLETIAVDKYVNAPAHQVAHRSHIIDMQDETAVLEVIEKEKPDYILPEVEAISISALFEAEKRGYHVIPNAEAVNKTMNRKNIRVFAAETLGLKVSAYRFVKTKEELKTAANILGYPCVVKPVMSSSGHGQTILRTPEEIGHSWEVAKEARGDASELIVEEFIDFDYEITLLTVRNETGTKFCHPIGHTQQDGDFILSWQPIQMSQTVLSKAQEIAKAVTDGLGGRGIFGVEFFIKDDEVYFSELSPRPHDTGMVTLITQSQSEFALHVRAVLGLPLDFIHYGNGACGAYKAKGESDNPLLDIPNDAFSANSFVRIFGKPEMHKGRRMAISLVFDEDIEAAKTKAKKIISHIINK; via the coding sequence ATGAAATTTGCTGTACCACTACAGAAAAACGCTATTAAGATTATGTTGCTTGGATCAGGCGAACTTGGTAAAGAGATTATTATTGAAGCACAACGTTTGGGACTTGAAACAATTGCTGTGGACAAATATGTTAATGCACCTGCCCATCAAGTCGCACACCGTTCCCATATTATTGATATGCAAGATGAAACAGCAGTTTTAGAAGTCATTGAAAAAGAAAAACCTGACTATATTCTTCCCGAAGTAGAGGCTATTTCTATTTCAGCACTTTTTGAAGCTGAAAAACGTGGTTATCATGTTATCCCTAATGCTGAAGCAGTCAATAAAACAATGAACCGAAAAAATATTCGTGTATTTGCTGCTGAAACACTAGGTCTTAAGGTAAGTGCCTATCGTTTTGTTAAAACCAAAGAAGAACTTAAAACTGCAGCAAATATTTTAGGCTATCCGTGTGTTGTAAAGCCAGTGATGAGTTCTTCTGGTCATGGTCAAACTATTTTACGTACACCTGAAGAGATTGGGCATTCGTGGGAGGTTGCTAAAGAAGCACGTGGAGATGCAAGTGAGCTCATTGTTGAAGAGTTTATCGATTTCGATTATGAAATTACACTACTAACTGTTCGTAATGAAACGGGTACAAAGTTTTGTCATCCAATTGGACATACCCAGCAAGATGGTGATTTTATTCTTTCGTGGCAACCAATACAAATGAGCCAAACTGTACTTTCCAAAGCACAAGAGATTGCCAAGGCTGTTACTGATGGATTAGGTGGACGTGGTATTTTTGGGGTAGAATTTTTTATTAAAGATGATGAGGTCTATTTTTCTGAACTCTCTCCTCGTCCACATGATACAGGAATGGTAACGCTTATTACACAGAGCCAAAGTGAGTTTGCACTCCATGTTCGTGCTGTATTGGGCTTACCACTTGATTTTATTCATTATGGAAATGGAGCATGTGGTGCATATAAAGCCAAAGGTGAGAGCGACAACCCTTTGCTTGACATTCCCAATGATGCCTTTAGTGCAAATAGCTTTGTTCGTATTTTTGGCAAACCTGAAATGCACAAAGGACGCCGTATGGCTATAAGCTTGGTTTTTGATGAGGATATTGAGGCAGCAAAAACCAAAGCCAAAAAGATTATATCTCATATTATCAATAAATAA
- the clpP gene encoding ATP-dependent Clp endopeptidase proteolytic subunit ClpP, with protein MSYIPYVVEQTGRGERSYDIYSRLLKDRIIMLSGEINDAVASSVVAQLLFLEAQDPDKDIYFYINSPGGVITSGFSIFDTMNYIKPDIVTICIGQAASMGAFLLASGTEGKRYALPNSRIMIHQPLGGAQGQATDILIQAEEIKRLKDTLNAILAEKTGKKVKQIEKDTDRDNFMSSEEAVEYGLIDKVLTKSFT; from the coding sequence ATGAGCTATATTCCATACGTTGTAGAGCAGACTGGACGAGGTGAGAGAAGTTACGATATCTACTCAAGACTTCTAAAAGACCGTATTATTATGCTTAGTGGCGAAATTAATGATGCAGTAGCATCTTCTGTTGTTGCACAACTTCTTTTTCTTGAGGCACAAGATCCTGACAAAGATATCTACTTTTACATCAACTCCCCTGGTGGTGTAATTACATCAGGTTTTTCTATCTTTGATACGATGAATTATATTAAACCCGATATTGTAACCATTTGTATAGGACAGGCTGCTTCCATGGGTGCCTTCTTGTTGGCATCAGGAACAGAAGGGAAGCGTTATGCGTTGCCCAACTCTCGTATTATGATTCATCAGCCACTTGGTGGTGCCCAAGGACAGGCGACAGATATTCTCATTCAAGCAGAAGAGATTAAACGCCTTAAAGATACACTTAACGCTATTCTTGCAGAAAAAACAGGTAAAAAAGTTAAACAGATCGAGAAAGATACTGATCGTGATAACTTCATGTCTTCAGAAGAGGCTGTTGAGTATGGTCTCATTGACAAAGTACTCACAAAAAGCTTTACCTAA